The proteins below are encoded in one region of Sphingobium yanoikuyae:
- a CDS encoding Gfo/Idh/MocA family protein, with protein MSIKAGLVGLGKIARDQHLPAIAKIDGIDLVAVASRNAQGEGVNNYPDLGAMLAGEPDMDAVILCQPPQVRYQAARQAILAGKHVFLEKPPGATVSEVDALIALAKANGVTLYASWHSRYAAAVAQAKDWMASRTIERISIQWREDVRHWHPGQPWIWEAGGFGVFDPGINALSILTEIVAEPITLLSAELEVPSNKQAPIGATLAMATASGAPIDTVFDWRQTGPQTWDIAVETSNGKLLLSEGGNTLTLDGEVQLKAPDEEYPTMYRRFVGLVADKAIDADTAPLRLVADAFLCGRHCPTADFED; from the coding sequence ATGAGCATCAAGGCCGGCCTCGTAGGCCTGGGCAAGATCGCCCGCGACCAGCATCTGCCCGCGATCGCCAAGATCGACGGCATCGATCTGGTCGCCGTCGCCAGCCGCAACGCGCAGGGCGAAGGGGTAAATAATTATCCCGATCTCGGCGCGATGCTGGCGGGCGAGCCCGACATGGACGCCGTCATCCTGTGCCAGCCGCCGCAGGTCCGCTATCAGGCGGCCCGTCAGGCGATCCTGGCCGGCAAGCATGTCTTCCTGGAAAAGCCGCCGGGCGCGACCGTGTCGGAAGTGGACGCCCTGATCGCGCTGGCCAAGGCCAATGGCGTCACCCTCTATGCCAGCTGGCACAGCCGCTATGCCGCCGCCGTCGCCCAGGCCAAGGACTGGATGGCGTCGCGTACGATCGAGCGCATCTCGATCCAGTGGCGCGAGGATGTCCGTCACTGGCATCCGGGCCAGCCCTGGATCTGGGAAGCGGGCGGCTTCGGCGTGTTCGATCCGGGCATCAACGCCCTGTCGATCCTGACCGAAATCGTCGCCGAACCGATCACCCTGCTTTCGGCCGAACTGGAAGTGCCGTCCAACAAGCAGGCGCCGATCGGCGCGACGCTGGCGATGGCGACCGCTTCGGGCGCGCCGATCGACACCGTGTTCGACTGGCGCCAGACCGGCCCCCAGACCTGGGACATCGCGGTCGAAACCAGCAATGGCAAGCTGCTCCTGTCTGAAGGCGGCAATACGCTGACCCTGGACGGCGAAGTCCAGTTGAAAGCGCCGGACGAGGAATATCCGACCATGTATCGGCGTTTCGTCGGGCTGGTGGCGGACAAGGCGATCGACGCCGACACCGCTCCGCTACGCCTGGTGGCCGATGCCTTCCTTTGTGGCCGGCATTGCCCTACGGCTGATTTTGAGGACTAA
- a CDS encoding FadR/GntR family transcriptional regulator, whose protein sequence is MGSERKDGPERKFASDEGSLRIHQAIARDMGTAILTGRHKPGDLFEGEIEASERLGVSRTAYREAIRILIAKGMLESRPKAGTRVLPRARWNVLDPEMLAWMFAGEPDRAFIRDLFELRGVIEPAAAEFAARRRTDDQLAIMDAALAEMERYGLSTPEGRAADQRFHNAILAATHNDALEALASSVGAAVSWTTTFKHRKKLLPRDPLPDHQAVHRAIAARDTAAARNAMAELLRLAFADMDIALSEPGV, encoded by the coding sequence ATGGGGAGCGAGCGCAAGGACGGACCGGAACGCAAGTTCGCGTCGGACGAAGGCTCGCTCCGCATTCACCAGGCGATCGCCCGCGACATGGGCACCGCCATCCTGACCGGCAGGCACAAGCCCGGCGACCTGTTCGAGGGCGAGATCGAGGCGTCGGAACGCCTTGGCGTATCGCGCACCGCCTATCGCGAGGCGATCCGCATCCTGATCGCCAAGGGGATGCTGGAAAGCCGCCCCAAGGCCGGCACCCGCGTCCTGCCGCGCGCGCGCTGGAACGTGCTCGATCCCGAAATGCTCGCCTGGATGTTCGCCGGCGAACCCGACCGCGCCTTCATCCGCGACCTGTTCGAGCTGCGCGGCGTGATCGAGCCGGCCGCCGCCGAATTTGCCGCGCGCCGCCGAACCGACGATCAACTCGCGATCATGGACGCGGCGCTCGCCGAGATGGAACGCTATGGCCTGTCCACGCCGGAGGGGCGCGCCGCCGACCAGCGTTTCCACAATGCGATCCTGGCCGCGACCCATAATGACGCGCTGGAGGCGCTGGCCAGTTCGGTCGGCGCGGCGGTGAGTTGGACCACCACCTTCAAGCATCGCAAGAAGCTGTTGCCGCGCGATCCCTTGCCCGATCATCAGGCGGTGCATCGCGCCATCGCCGCGCGCGACACGGCCGCCGCGCGCAACGCCATGGCCGAACTGCTGCGCCTGGCCTTTGCCGACATGGATATTGCGCTCAGCGAACCGGGCGTCTGA
- a CDS encoding S8 family serine peptidase: MPDLPPDALRIAVIDSGVHPDHPHIDAARLLPGFAIAKDGRDSEADTGDRLGHGTAVTAAIQDQAPDALCLPIRVFHDALSTTARALVAAIDRAVAARVDLINLSLGTVNPAHGEAFAAAAERALAAGILIVAARDNDGTPCYPGSLDMVLGVGLDWDCPRDDFRLRAGLAFASGHPRPIPGVPQRRNLHGVSFAVANMTGLIAQQGRAGLARWMPAGARAVAG, from the coding sequence ATGCCTGATCTGCCGCCTGATGCGCTGCGCATCGCCGTGATCGACAGCGGCGTCCATCCCGATCATCCCCATATCGATGCCGCCCGGCTGCTGCCCGGCTTTGCCATCGCCAAGGATGGGCGTGACAGCGAAGCTGACACAGGCGACCGGCTTGGCCATGGCACCGCCGTCACTGCCGCGATCCAGGATCAGGCGCCCGATGCGCTCTGCCTGCCGATCCGGGTCTTCCATGACGCGCTCAGCACCACGGCGCGGGCGCTGGTCGCGGCGATCGACCGGGCGGTGGCGGCACGGGTGGACCTCATCAACCTCAGCCTCGGCACCGTCAATCCGGCCCATGGCGAGGCGTTCGCGGCGGCGGCCGAACGGGCGTTGGCGGCCGGCATCCTGATCGTGGCGGCACGCGATAATGACGGCACGCCCTGCTATCCCGGTAGTCTGGATATGGTCTTGGGCGTCGGCCTCGACTGGGATTGTCCGCGCGACGATTTTCGGCTGCGGGCGGGGCTGGCCTTCGCGTCGGGGCATCCCCGGCCGATCCCCGGCGTGCCCCAGCGCCGCAACCTCCATGGTGTCAGTTTCGCTGTCGCCAACATGACCGGCCTGATCGCGCAGCAGGGGCGGGCGGGGCTGGCCCGCTGGATGCCGGCCGGCGCCCGCGCAGTGGCCGGTTGA
- a CDS encoding ABC transporter ATP-binding protein: MSAPAPVAEWRSYRRLLPYIRPYRRGLLLVLAISILSTALGLAQPYLSKLMIDQALLRRDMGALWRIAGIMITVTILGFGVNILASYRYVRLSAAMLYDMRAALLRHLQTLSPRFYASFRLGDLVSRMNSDVSDVQRIASDTLLSVVSNLLFFIGCVAMMLWLDWRLFLVGVLLVPASLAAFTHYQRRLTALTRDMRERGADLGSLLVDTVMGMRVVTALRAGEHEVGRFKAKNDAFIGAMLRMQVASYMTGALPGTLMTGATSAVILYGGWRIIEGDMSIGTLVAFMTYHMRLLSPIQTLMGLTSGLASARVSLGRIFELFDTRPDVEERADAAPIGRVRGDIRFEQVAMRYDRDPVLRDMDLTISAGSICAILGPSGVGKSTMADLMVRHADPTGGRLLLDGHDLRDLRLDDLRREVMLVDQSPWLFNDSIAANIGFALPDVRIEDIEAAAHAAGLDAFLARLPEGLDTRTGERGLALSAGERQRIVIARALLRRPSVLILDEPTSALDGETEALVAQRLRGALPQATIILITHKPALARIADRIVTIIDGQAQVAQQPEPAHA, from the coding sequence ATGAGCGCGCCTGCGCCTGTCGCTGAATGGCGCAGCTATCGCCGACTGCTCCCCTATATCCGGCCTTATCGACGCGGCCTGCTGCTGGTGCTGGCGATCAGCATCCTGTCGACCGCGCTCGGCCTTGCCCAACCCTATCTGTCCAAGCTGATGATCGATCAGGCGCTGCTGCGGCGGGACATGGGCGCGCTGTGGCGGATTGCCGGGATCATGATTACGGTCACGATACTGGGTTTCGGCGTCAACATCCTCGCAAGCTATCGCTATGTCCGGCTGTCGGCGGCGATGCTCTATGACATGCGCGCCGCGCTGCTGCGCCATCTCCAGACGCTCTCGCCGCGCTTCTATGCCAGCTTCCGGCTGGGCGATCTCGTTTCGCGCATGAACAGCGATGTGAGCGACGTGCAACGGATCGCGTCCGACACCCTGCTCTCGGTGGTCAGTAACCTGCTCTTCTTCATCGGCTGCGTCGCGATGATGCTCTGGCTCGACTGGCGGCTGTTCCTGGTCGGGGTGCTGTTGGTGCCGGCCAGCCTGGCGGCCTTCACTCATTATCAGCGGCGGCTGACTGCGCTGACCCGCGACATGCGCGAGCGGGGCGCGGATCTGGGCAGCCTGCTGGTCGATACGGTGATGGGGATGCGCGTGGTCACCGCGCTGCGCGCCGGCGAGCATGAGGTCGGGCGGTTCAAGGCGAAGAATGACGCCTTTATCGGCGCGATGCTGCGGATGCAGGTCGCCTCCTACATGACCGGGGCGCTGCCCGGCACGCTGATGACTGGGGCGACCTCCGCCGTGATCCTCTATGGCGGCTGGCGGATCATCGAGGGCGACATGAGCATCGGCACGCTCGTCGCCTTCATGACCTATCATATGCGGCTCTTGTCGCCGATCCAGACGTTGATGGGGCTGACGTCGGGACTGGCATCGGCGCGGGTGTCGCTGGGCCGCATCTTCGAGCTGTTCGATACAAGGCCCGATGTCGAGGAGCGCGCCGATGCCGCGCCGATCGGCCGGGTGCGCGGCGACATCCGCTTCGAACAGGTGGCGATGCGCTATGATCGCGATCCGGTGCTGCGTGACATGGACCTGACCATATCCGCCGGCAGCATCTGCGCGATCCTGGGGCCGAGCGGCGTCGGCAAGTCGACCATGGCCGACCTGATGGTGCGGCATGCCGATCCGACCGGCGGGCGCCTGTTGCTCGACGGGCATGATCTGCGCGACTTGCGGCTCGACGACCTGCGGCGCGAGGTGATGCTGGTCGACCAGTCGCCCTGGCTGTTCAATGACAGTATCGCCGCCAATATCGGCTTTGCCCTGCCGGATGTGCGCATCGAGGATATCGAGGCCGCCGCCCATGCCGCCGGGCTGGACGCGTTCCTGGCGCGCCTGCCCGAGGGGCTGGACACCCGCACCGGCGAGCGCGGGCTGGCACTGTCGGCGGGTGAGCGGCAGCGCATCGTCATCGCCCGCGCGCTGCTGCGCCGGCCATCGGTGCTGATCCTGGACGAACCGACATCGGCGTTGGATGGCGAGACCGAGGCACTGGTGGCGCAGCGGCTGCGCGGTGCGCTACCGCAAGCGACGATCATTCTCATCACCCACAAGCCGGCCCTGGCGCGGATCGCCGACCGGATCGTGACGATCATCGACGGGCAGGCGCAGGTGGCGCAACAGCCCGAGCCGGCTCATGCCTGA
- the qhpC gene encoding quinohemoprotein amine dehydrogenase subunit gamma: protein MKHLRAINKKARRIDDAVTQMEAAIEAAAASGATPSDMEEDVVALQQAPRPHVPMGCTLSFSPGWEVDAGGGTAGLCQPVERDIYDCYVTCFWPVQVPDHVNYSPDWASNCATATKDWRNLDLVFP, encoded by the coding sequence ATGAAGCATCTTCGTGCCATCAACAAAAAGGCGCGGCGGATCGACGACGCCGTGACGCAGATGGAGGCGGCGATCGAGGCCGCCGCTGCGTCGGGCGCCACGCCGTCCGACATGGAGGAGGATGTCGTCGCCCTGCAACAGGCGCCGCGTCCGCATGTGCCGATGGGCTGTACCCTGTCCTTCTCGCCCGGCTGGGAAGTGGATGCGGGCGGCGGCACGGCGGGCCTGTGCCAGCCGGTCGAGCGCGACATTTATGACTGCTACGTCACCTGCTTCTGGCCGGTGCAGGTGCCCGACCATGTGAATTATTCGCCCGACTGGGCCAGCAACTGCGCCACCGCGACCAAGGACTGGCGTAATCTCGACCTGGTATTCCCATGA
- the peaB gene encoding quinohemoprotein amine dehydrogenase maturation protein, producing the protein MTVMQAPAYRRAEYHGFAAGGSDFVYLVSAGAIFEIDAQVQAVLDRLDGQELSHAALVRELAGEEGDLAEAEALVRELRAVQLIHLGAAPVSVPEAPPADFPLQALVLNITNQCNLACTYCYEFGADKIATPAGKPKYMTLETAKASVNLLIAEAAHRPSLHITFFGGETLMNFKLLRDVVDYANGATAAAGKGITYSLTTNATLLTPEIVTFLSDNRVGVTVSMDGPPELQDKHRVYKNGKGSYAVIEPRLRTLIAHHRTRAVTARVTLTEGVTDVVRIFRHLKDDLGFHEVGFAPVTTGETRAYSINADGMDSVLAQFNLLAREWLEFALRGQVHGFTNVSETISELISGVNKSHPCGAGMGLMGVSPSGDLSPCHRFTDADTHVMGHVSSGIDRAKQGDFLSRGHVGAKYDCQSCWARPLCAGGCHHEAFVRYGDTGHANLHYCDWIRQWTDTCLHIYGELAVKNPGFLEHFAERKGLS; encoded by the coding sequence ATGACCGTCATGCAGGCCCCCGCCTATCGCCGCGCCGAATATCATGGCTTTGCCGCCGGCGGCAGCGACTTCGTCTATCTGGTGAGCGCCGGCGCCATCTTCGAGATCGATGCGCAGGTGCAGGCCGTGCTCGACCGGCTCGATGGCCAGGAGCTGAGCCATGCCGCACTGGTCCGCGAACTGGCGGGCGAGGAGGGCGACCTGGCCGAAGCCGAGGCGCTGGTCCGCGAATTGCGCGCGGTGCAGCTCATCCATCTGGGCGCGGCGCCGGTGTCGGTGCCCGAAGCGCCGCCGGCCGATTTCCCGCTCCAGGCGCTGGTGCTCAACATCACCAACCAGTGCAACCTCGCCTGCACCTATTGCTATGAGTTCGGCGCGGACAAGATCGCGACCCCGGCCGGCAAGCCCAAATATATGACGCTGGAAACGGCGAAGGCGTCGGTCAATCTGCTGATCGCTGAGGCGGCCCATCGCCCGTCGCTCCACATCACCTTCTTCGGCGGCGAAACCTTGATGAATTTCAAGCTTCTGCGCGATGTGGTCGATTATGCCAATGGTGCGACGGCGGCGGCGGGCAAGGGGATCACCTACAGCCTCACCACCAATGCCACCTTGCTGACGCCGGAGATCGTCACCTTCCTGTCGGACAATCGGGTCGGCGTCACCGTGTCGATGGACGGCCCGCCCGAACTGCAGGACAAGCATCGCGTCTACAAGAATGGCAAGGGCAGCTATGCGGTGATCGAGCCGCGGCTGCGCACGCTGATTGCCCATCATCGCACCCGTGCGGTGACCGCGCGCGTCACCCTGACCGAAGGCGTGACCGATGTCGTGCGCATCTTCCGCCATCTAAAGGATGATCTGGGTTTCCACGAAGTCGGCTTCGCGCCGGTGACGACGGGGGAAACGCGGGCCTATTCGATCAATGCCGACGGCATGGACAGCGTGCTGGCGCAGTTCAACCTGCTGGCGCGCGAATGGCTGGAATTTGCGCTGCGTGGGCAGGTCCATGGCTTCACCAATGTCAGCGAGACCATCAGCGAGCTGATTTCGGGCGTCAACAAATCGCATCCCTGCGGCGCGGGCATGGGGCTGATGGGGGTCAGCCCGTCGGGCGACCTGTCGCCTTGCCACCGCTTCACCGACGCCGACACCCATGTGATGGGCCATGTGTCGAGCGGCATCGACCGGGCCAAGCAGGGCGATTTCCTGAGCCGGGGCCATGTCGGCGCCAAATATGATTGCCAGAGCTGCTGGGCGCGGCCGCTCTGCGCCGGCGGCTGCCACCATGAGGCATTCGTCCGCTATGGCGACACCGGTCACGCCAATCTCCATTATTGCGACTGGATCCGGCAATGGACCGACACCTGCCTGCATATCTATGGCGAGTTGGCGGTGAAGAACCCCGGCTTCCTCGAGCATTTCGCTGAACGAAAGGGGCTGTCATGA
- the peaA gene encoding quinohemoprotein amine dehydrogenase subunit alpha: MKQLPVKFGLLALLSASVVLAQGGSGADGGPDGATMKETEEGIPVTDPLVQEKCGSCHAPDAKGNLSRISWVRTTPEGWAQAIKRMVRLNGLPITPEESRAVIKSLSASHGLAPEEARPVMYLPEKRIVDEVLPNETMRGACASCHAFAQPLSWRRSKLEWKTLQDLHVALYSQADAQYRRPAEDSEQPAGRDPKDKMTRGEYALTYMPKVAGLHTPEWAAWSSRLRAPRLAGDWLVVASVPGQGRFVGTMTVAPGAAADEFKTSASLTSLSNGATISRSGTGLVYSGYSWRGSSKGGAAPGKPDDLGSPARETMWFAPDQQRAEGRWFWGEYQEFGYDVKLVRATAAPAILAVTPGAVKAGAKGVEVTIWGHNLPASLTAADVDLGAGVTVARVVSATPGKAVLSVDVAASAPAGQRDVGIGGAVLEKAFPVYRKVDYLKVTPETSLARLGGTKFAKGYQQYEAIGYDNGLDGKPNTGDDVAIGPVDATWSMQEFMSVYYDDDMKYVGALSPTAFFTPGLEGPNPERRFSRNNYGEVWVVATAKAEKDKFGKPLSARSYLVVTVPMYQRFDQPEVSR; the protein is encoded by the coding sequence GTGAAGCAGCTTCCGGTGAAGTTCGGTCTGTTGGCGTTGCTCTCTGCGTCGGTCGTGCTGGCCCAAGGGGGTAGCGGGGCCGATGGCGGTCCCGACGGCGCGACGATGAAGGAGACGGAGGAGGGTATCCCCGTCACCGATCCGCTGGTCCAGGAAAAATGCGGCAGCTGTCACGCGCCCGATGCCAAGGGCAACCTGTCGCGCATCAGCTGGGTGCGCACCACGCCGGAGGGCTGGGCACAGGCGATCAAGCGGATGGTGCGCCTCAATGGCCTCCCCATCACCCCCGAGGAATCGCGCGCGGTCATCAAGTCGCTCTCTGCCTCGCACGGGCTGGCGCCGGAGGAGGCGCGGCCGGTCATGTATCTGCCCGAAAAACGGATCGTCGACGAAGTCCTGCCCAACGAGACGATGCGCGGCGCCTGCGCCAGCTGCCATGCCTTTGCCCAGCCCTTGTCCTGGCGCCGGTCGAAGCTGGAATGGAAGACGTTGCAGGATCTGCACGTCGCCCTCTATTCGCAGGCCGATGCCCAATATCGCCGCCCGGCCGAGGATAGCGAGCAGCCTGCCGGCCGCGACCCCAAGGACAAGATGACGCGCGGCGAATATGCGCTGACCTATATGCCCAAGGTGGCAGGGCTGCATACGCCCGAATGGGCCGCCTGGAGCTCGCGGCTGCGCGCGCCGCGGCTGGCGGGCGACTGGCTGGTGGTGGCGTCGGTGCCGGGGCAGGGGCGCTTCGTCGGCACGATGACGGTGGCGCCGGGCGCGGCGGCGGACGAGTTCAAGACCAGCGCGTCGCTCACCTCGCTCTCCAACGGCGCGACCATCAGCCGCAGCGGCACCGGCCTCGTCTATTCCGGCTATAGCTGGCGCGGTTCGTCCAAGGGCGGCGCGGCGCCGGGCAAGCCCGATGATCTGGGCAGTCCGGCGCGCGAGACGATGTGGTTCGCGCCCGACCAGCAGCGCGCCGAAGGACGCTGGTTCTGGGGCGAATATCAGGAATTCGGCTATGATGTGAAACTGGTTCGCGCGACCGCCGCGCCCGCGATCCTGGCGGTGACGCCGGGCGCGGTGAAGGCCGGGGCGAAGGGCGTCGAGGTCACCATCTGGGGGCATAATCTGCCGGCCTCGCTGACGGCGGCGGATGTCGATCTGGGCGCGGGCGTCACCGTCGCCAGGGTCGTGTCGGCGACGCCGGGCAAGGCGGTGCTGAGCGTCGATGTCGCGGCCAGCGCGCCCGCCGGCCAGCGCGATGTCGGCATTGGCGGCGCGGTGCTGGAAAAGGCGTTCCCGGTCTATCGCAAGGTCGATTATCTCAAGGTCACGCCGGAAACGAGCCTGGCCCGGCTGGGCGGCACGAAGTTCGCCAAGGGCTATCAGCAGTATGAGGCGATCGGTTATGACAATGGCCTGGATGGCAAGCCCAACACCGGCGACGACGTCGCGATCGGCCCGGTCGACGCGACCTGGTCGATGCAGGAATTCATGTCGGTCTATTATGATGACGACATGAAATATGTGGGCGCTTTGAGCCCCACCGCCTTCTTCACGCCGGGGCTGGAAGGCCCCAATCCCGAACGTCGGTTCAGCCGCAACAATTATGGCGAGGTCTGGGTCGTCGCCACGGCGAAGGCGGAAAAGGATAAATTCGGCAAGCCCCTGAGTGCTCGGTCCTATCTGGTCGTGACCGTGCCCATGTATCAGCGCTTCGACCAGCCGGAGGTGTCGCGATGA